The genome window attctcattaaaataaataaagcagtatTTACCAAattcattgtttgtttacatgaatACGACTAATCCCCCGAGAACAAAACATGTTATCCTTATGTACAATTATGtcatacaaaatacaaatatgacAAATGTACCTCAaatagaaatttcatttttatttaacattcgTTACTACTAAACTCGTTTATAAAAGTTCATGCCTGTTATGCAGGTGGACTGAAAATGAATGCAATATTAAGTCAACTTCCAGTAAGGGAACTCTGTTAATGACGTCACCCTGTAAAAAACACGGTCcattcaaaacaaatataaaatagtgTTCCTCTGATGGCCACACATATAGGGCACGtctatatatttgtgttttgagCACCCTCATACAGTTCTGATGCGACTTGGAACCACATAGTGTTGTCTACCTAGGGAACGCTCCAAATGAATATTGCCAGAACTAGAACGCTCAACATAATctaatatttaaacacaaagttATATGTGATGTCTATGTAGGGAACTAGCAAGATTTTGAGGTAAAACCCACTGgacatgtaaaaaataagaGCTAATGCTAGCTCTGCTAATTCGCCTCAGCAGTCATACACGTGAGTCAGACAACTACAATACACAGATAAATATGCATATGTAATTAAAACAATAGTCATGATATTATTTCTCCgatttgtaaaataattgtgtcGCTGTTTGACGTTTGAACTCACCCTCGAGCAGGCGCTGGATGATGCTGTCTATGTTGAGCTTGTCGATGTCAGCCATGGCGAGCCGTATATAACACAAACACCGACGCCTAAACCGCCCCGGACACGACAGACGAAACTCTTATAAGAACAATAAAGTGATTTATTAACACAAACTCGGATAGACCGCCCGACAGTGGATGTGAAATCCGGGATTGTGGCGGGCCGTCAGATGCGCGTGTTGCGGCTGTGACGCACCGGCTCTGCGGAAGGATACACACGCAGAGGCGGCGGTAGAGCAGCTGTGGGGCTGAAACAGGCCCGCGGATAAATACCGCGCAGCTGGGCGACTGGCGAAAATAGGGCGGGGAAATAAAGAGGAAGCGTTCATGATTTTAACGTTTCCTTTCAGTTTTTAAGTTCTTTGCATACAATTGATAAAGCGTcaaaacacgcacacaaaattTGCAGAAAATCTAAAAGCAACCCTAATACGAATAAGGTGTCGATAGTGACTAAAAGTTTAAGATAACATGTTGGACGTCGTATTTCAACATGTCTTAGGAAACGTTTTCTTTACACATTTCATTAGCATCATGTTGACATCAATTGCATAACATGGACAGGGTCACAATAAAccacaacaaacaacattggggTTACTTTTTTTAACCGTGCAAAAAAGTTGAGCTTTATTACAAACAACGATGGTATTGATGGATCAATAACCTCACACGTCGACTGAGACGAAGTGAACTGCCACTGTTACTGTGCTTAACATTGTTCTGTTGAGATCTGACCAATTTAGTTTATAAGTTAATACCAACTGTTTATATAGACAGAAGAGAGCTGTCCCACATAACCAAACCGTGCCCCATGTTTTTAATGACCACTTTatgtattatttcattatttctctCCAGTTTGCTCACAGGGTGAAACTGGGGCGCCCTCTAGTGTTTGTGTCCGGCCACCTGCAGTGACTCGCTGTCAAAACGTTTCTTTGAATTACTGAGTTTGACGTAAAGTAACAACAGCGTGTGGATGTCGGATGGAAGGAACGGAATAGACATAATCTGAATTTCAAGAAATTCAATACAGTTACACAACAGATGAATTTCATTgacatgtattttgtgtgttgtCTGGTTAAATTATAACAACTGCAGGATGATTAATCCGATTGAAAATTATAgtctaaaataaaagtcacatatttaaacatatatatatatatatatatatatatacagtttatatggTTTACTATTGTAGTGCCATTTCCATATTTcctttaaaattctttaaaaaaaaagtcccagtgaattaaacattacaattcccattttttatgaaatattgcagcgtttatagtaaataacttatcaatgtgtgtcattttctttttaaaatgtatgtcccctcataatcttcagttaaaatgtgaaaatgcacttccgccctgaaatgacgatCCATCTAAAATGACGTgtttagacggcttgggcggagcatccgtcaaCTCCTCCCCATCAATAGTAAGTCTGATGCTAGTTtcttttcaaaatgcaacagctgtttttttaCATCCAATCATTTCGCAGTAAATAAAACGCGAGACACGCCCACTAATTATCTCCTTGGAAATTCCTTTTCACACGGAAATGCGTccgaatacggaagtaaaaactatCGCAAcatccggttcacggggactttaaaaagATTCTGTCCTAGTTGTcttaaataaaaagagaagaaatgtAAATGCCATTGTTCAAGCAAATCATGTGGTGTTAAGTGATAAATGgtgatataatataatgtaacttTGTGCAGTTTTTACTATTTACGTTTTTTGAAGTTCTACTATAGTGTATAAGTCACTTTTGAAAGTATAATGTATCTGTATGTAAATAGTTCCACTGACAGATTTTTTCAGCCTGTTTTAAATATGAGCCTTcctttaatgtattattttgtagtTCTCTTTTATATCCAGGTGTTTAAATGGTTTAATGAGAGTAAAGCACAGCATCTTACAGCCCATCACTCTTCAGCTTCAGTGTATTACGAACAGCACCAACACTAGTCTCTGGATTAGATGAGTGAGCCATGAAAAACAGGAGCAGTTGTCCCTCCCTGAATGATATTCTGATCCCTCCTCCAATTTAAATCTGTGGGATATCCCACCTGTCATCTGGCACGAAGAATCAGAGCATTCATtgataataaaagtaaaagcaCACCGTGCTTTGGCTCAGAGGACAATATTTTTACTCAGTTGTTTCATATAAGTATCaggaaaaataatcttgatttgagtaaattaaatgagaaatgtttgaacaGTAAAGCATTGAGCAAGTGATGCCGGACATTTCGATTCAAAGGACATACACATAATGTGTGGCATTAGAGCAGTGCAGTGTGATTTGgatttgtaaaaatgtcatgTAATACTATAAAGTGTGCACATCAATGAAGTTGTGATATAATCAGCAACCTATCCCATTTCACACACTGTCTCGGCGGCTCATGTCGCATCGGAGCTCTTAATGATGGCAGGATCATACAGTCGTGTGGTGGGTGTTACATTACAGACCACGCACAGAAATAACAGCACAGGGCTTTGACTTTATCCCTGCAAAAAACTAAAGAATAGCCACCTGTTATCAGCATCATTGAGTGAGGGTCATGAACCACACGTCACACAcatgttttgtgtctgtgtgtctgtgagcgTCTGATGTGTGGAacaagtgtgatttttttgattttgtaacttcaataaaaaaaagtaacaaCCATGTGAAGGTTTCCTAGAAAggctgtttttattataaaagaacctgatgaaaatatgacaattcaCAATTCTAGACATGACCTAGTATTtccacattttaaaactgtaagTTTGAGATTTTTAGCCAGTGTGTTAATTGAATACAAATAAGCAGTGTTTTGAatccacaacaaaacaagaaagttcctctgaaaaagtaatgaataaataaggACTACACATTTCTGTACagattactctctccaaaaagtgttaattactttttattaattagTACAGcctatttaattaattcaaaaaataacaaataactacatacatttttaatgtattaaattatacaaatgtgTGAAGgattaattaaaacaaacattataatttttatatcatttccactattgaacaTTTTACACAGTTTTAGGTTTAGTTCAATGACATATGAAGtgactgtaattcaattacagattttttttgagtaatcccttactttacttttcaagggtaaagtcattaaattacagtaactaattacgtAGTAGCACCCAACACTGCATATGAGCCATATGATGTGAGAATTATTGATCAAGCCTGGTAGCACAAGTAAGACGAGTTATGCTAAGGATTTAGGGTTTAAATATGGttacagtttaatattacatatttcacttatattttcttatagccttattttatatgtatttatttttccttttgtgaatgcaaatatttgtatattattattttaaatattatctattaatgaaattaaattacataaaaccgttaaaaaataaacaaaattatataaaattaaatacatacattaaataatatcataataattttataataaattaagtttttattacaaatgtttatgtatttattttttatattctttttattatatattcattttatttgacttatttttaTCAATTAATTGAGGGTACATTTGACGCTGTTGTTTAATCTTCTGATAGGTCTGTGGTTTTTTCGCACGTAGAGTTTGAGAAAATCTAGCGAGATCTACTTCAAGAATTAGTGAACTGAATCTAAACCTGAGATCTTCATTATCTAATCATAATTGTTCTGTAATTTATCTGATCTAAGTAATTTACTTTTTACCCATTAACTTAACTTATATCACTATATCATTAACTTATAAACttatatatcaatatatctTCATtgtacaaacacagacacaacatcATTGAAAAATGCAAACACTTTATTCACAAAGCCTGTCGATCATAAATAAATGGGTGGGTTCAAACACACAGCGAGCGCTGCGATTGGCTGAAGGCTAAATTAATTATTCCTGATCTTTTTCCTCTCCATGTGTGATGATGTGAACCAGATTATTGTAGTCCAGATTTCCAGTAGCGTCCGGAGGAAACGCGGCGAACATCTGTTCCATCTGCAGGTGAGAAAACAATCACTGTCACTGTATCCATGGCAACCTGACACCATCACTGTCACCTGTACGGTCTCCCTCACCTCCTCTGCTGAAAATCTGTCCGCCTGTGTGGTCAACATCTGCGTGACACTGAATAGTAACACACAGATAGGTTTCACACTTCTGTTAAATGCAGTCGGTGAACTAAAGTGGATGAACTGAAATCTTACTATTCTTTCTTCAGAATTCCTTTCCCCTCTGGATCAAACACTTTAAAGGCGTTAAGGATGGTTTCTTCGGGATCAGCACCTGTAATTTAACAGACAGCACAGGCGTTAAACATAAAACTTTGTTAATAGCATTTTGAGACAAGACCGCCTCACCCTTGAGTTTCTCTCCGAACATAGTGAGGAAAACCGTGAAATTAATGGGACCAGACGCCTCCTTCAACATGTCGTCAATCTCCTCCTGTTTCACATTCAGACGTCCTGTCAGTCAAATGACAGAAGAAAGGCATCATGGGAAATATCAGAATTCATTTCTTCCTTTTAACATCGTATGAAGCCCAGATAGCACACTCTATCTGGCCTACATCTATTTGACATctacatttacatctgcaatacatagtttgctcatctgcaatacgacCTCGGAGACATCTGTACGTCTTTATTACGTCTGCTgcagatctggagatctggaaaacatctgctaaacatcttagaaagagcagttttacatccattctaaatcataaacatcttatgtctatatgacatctgacagcagaatCCTCCGAGACATATtacagatgtcttgcagatgtaaatgcagaggTCAAATAGATGCTAGATGCCATCAGGGAGCCAAAAGTTACAGCAGCTTAGAAGACTAGAGTagacattttaaaggggtcatatgatactattaaaattaatattataatttttcattaaacacgatttaaggttaaaaaacgctgtattttccacatactggcatgtttttatattctctttgctccgcctctctgaaatgtgcaGAATTTTAAAacgctcatggctctgaaaagtgaggtctgctctgattggccagttaaccagtgttttgtgattggtggaatactgcaagcatgtgacggaaacgTAACTCCtctcaccatatttggaacatcagttTCTCTTAAATTGTTcagacaggtacaccaccttacttgcgtattgggcagtcttagtcaagtcagaccaccaactgacgtagatttgtgggggtgtttGATAACACGAGGCGTTTCTGGCAGGTCTGAGAGAGCATTCACTTTAACATCTTTGCTTTAccagaatgcatcttttgttcccacactttcatttctgcaattttacatgtctaatacatgcatgggcaacttataacacaccaaagacacagaagacaCGTACTCGCGCCTTTAAGAAATGTGTGTTCCAGAAAAGTTGCATAAACCAACCTAGAGCTGCAAAGGTGTCTCTCAGATCATTCTTGTCGATGAATCCATCTCTGTTCTGATCCATGATGGTGAATGCCTGTCACATGGAAGTCAAACATATTTTACCccagaaaaacacattcatactATAACTTGGACACCTAATATTATTATCAATTACGTTTCACTGAATATTTTTGATTCAGAGGCTTCTTCGGAAAATGTTTCGGAACCAAAAGAAAATAGAGCCAATCCTTCCTATCCCTTATGaaaataaccatgttttttgggggTACAAGTGTAGTACCCATACActtataatataatgtataatgtaaacaaaacgtGGATACAACATCAACAGCTTCAAAATGAAATCTGTCTGTAGCGGAAAAAACAGCAACAACGTGAAGCAAAAGACCATGAAGGCATGTGTTTTTGtactattttgtcttatttagtTTTGCCAAATTATGCATCTACAGATTTCCCAAAATTGTATTCTACTGCTGGTTTGACTCTGGACGTTCGATAGTCATGAATTTAGGGACCGTCTCCAAAGTTgcatacacaatatattttgacTTCAATAGCATTTACAGAGAATGACAGACAGTCACAAAACCAGCTGCACAATGTTCATGTTAAGTTCATATTCCTGATTGTCAGTTTAAGgttttttgtctttctgttttaattcattcaggtatgttaattgatttattttttattattccctttattttaaagttgtgCTTATCTAATTTTAACTATTATGATTGGGGCCCCTCACAACAATTTGCATTGGGCCCGAGACGTCTAAGATCAGCACTGATATTGTAGAATCAAGTTCTAGTATGATCGTGGAAAATAACGATTAGGTTATTTGGTCTTGGACATCGTTGATGAGAGATGTCTGTgattaaacagaaaacagatatATGTGAGATTCAAGATATAGTTTGGATTTGCTCACAGTTATCATAATCTTATCATTGGCTAGAAGGAATGTTTGAGATGCTAAACGTAgcttttcttttattatattacaaaataaaggcTGAGTTCCACAGGCTCCCATCAAAGTTAAAGCCCCCATGTGTCATTTATCCCACCAGAATTCGGAATGCAAAGGAGTGtctctataaatatatatcagtCCTCAACGGGGATCAGACAGGACTATCGGATTCCACAGCGCGGGTCGCTGCAGACGCCTCGGACTCATCATATATCAGCTGCTCTTTATGaatgacaaaacacacaagacCTCTTTAAACTCCTGGATCTGAGCCTGTTCAAACATAGAGAAGACGTTGGAGTTTGCTCCTTCTGCCGTCCGTTTCTTCGCTTTCTTGGGTGCCTGGGGAACACAAAAAGTTTTTCACACCAGATCAGATTCAAAAGTCTGAACGGAATACTGAACTATTTGAAGgacagaaaaatgaaatgacaaaatttcaAACTAGGGATGTGACAATGTTATCGTTTTATTGCAATAACAAAATTGTCTCAATGTTATCGTGGTCAGCCTTCAGCCAATCGCAGTGCTAGCTGTGTGTCTGTACCCGCCCAATAAAGTGTTCGCATTTTTTCAATgatgttgtgtctgtgtttgtacaATGATTCGTATGAAATGATAGATCTTCCAGCCCTGACAtggagaatg of Triplophysa dalaica isolate WHDGS20190420 chromosome 4, ASM1584641v1, whole genome shotgun sequence contains these proteins:
- the myl2a gene encoding myosin regulatory light chain 2a isoform X1, which codes for MAPKKAKKRTAEGANSNVFSMFEQAQIQEFKEAFTIMDQNRDGFIDKNDLRDTFAALGRLNVKQEEIDDMLKEASGPINFTVFLTMFGEKLKGADPEETILNAFKVFDPEGKGILKKEYVTQMLTTQADRFSAEEMEQMFAAFPPDATGNLDYNNLVHIITHGEEKDQE
- the myl2a gene encoding myosin regulatory light chain 2a isoform X2, translating into MDQNRDGFIDKNDLRDTFAALGRLNVKQEEIDDMLKEASGPINFTVFLTMFGEKLKGADPEETILNAFKVFDPEGKGILKKEYVTQMLTTQADRFSAEEMEQMFAAFPPDATGNLDYNNLVHIITHGEEKDQE